In the genome of Pelagibacterium nitratireducens, one region contains:
- a CDS encoding DUF167 family protein has product MSHPSFYTLGSDGARITLRVTPNASADRLEGAQTRADGSCALRVRVCAPPDKGAANLAVIALLARALSLPKSALAISSGQTSKTKVILARGDTEALYAALEDLADR; this is encoded by the coding sequence GTGAGCCACCCCTCCTTTTACACCCTCGGTTCCGATGGCGCGCGGATCACCCTGCGCGTCACACCCAATGCCAGCGCCGACCGTCTTGAAGGCGCGCAGACCCGCGCCGACGGAAGCTGCGCCCTCAGGGTCCGCGTTTGCGCTCCGCCCGACAAGGGCGCGGCCAACCTGGCCGTCATCGCCCTTTTGGCCAGGGCTCTCTCCCTGCCCAAATCCGCCCTCGCGATTTCCAGCGGCCAGACCAGCAAAACCAAGGTGATTCTGGCCCGTGGAGACACGGAAGCCCTTTATGCTGCGCTCGAGGATCTGGCAGACCGATAG
- a CDS encoding sodium-translocating pyrophosphatase, which translates to MTLALWLIIACGVLSVVYGIVTTRSLLAADAGSARMQEISAAVREGATAYLKRQYTTIAIVGVVILVVAWLLLGIYAAIGFLIGAVLSGAAGFIGMHVSVRANVRVAQAATTSLAGGLDLAFKSGAVTGLLVAGLGLLGVTVYFLVLLAMGFDATDRTVIDALVALGFGASLISIFARLGGGIFTKGADVGGDMVGKVEAGIPEDDPRNPATIADNVGDNVGDCAGMAADLFETYVVTIVATMVLAAIILPVDLRLIGMVLPLAIGGVCVLTSIAGTYFVKLGASGNIMGALYKGVIATGVLSLVALVPVMWLIFGDMSRAITVGDITFTPWALYGCGVAGLVITGLIIWITEYYTGTNRRPVNSIAEASITGHGTNVIQGLAVSLESTALPALVIIAGIIVTYSLAGLFGIGVAVVTMLALAGMIVALDAFGPVTDNAGGIAEMAGLPDEVRKNTDALDAVGNTTKAVTKGYAIGSAGLGALVLFSAYTQDLAYFIGEAVEGDFYFGVGEISFSLADPYVVVGLLFGGLLPFLFSGMSMTAVGRAAQSVVVEVRRQFKEKPGIMAGTEKPDYGRAVDMLTKAAIKEMIVPSLLPVLSPLVVFGVILVIAGKAAAFAALGAMLLGVIVTGLFVAISMTAGGGAWDNAKKSFEDGFTDSTGQTHYKGSEAHKASVTGDTVGDPYKDTAGPAVNPMIKITNIIALLLLAVLH; encoded by the coding sequence ATGACTTTGGCCTTATGGCTGATTATTGCCTGTGGCGTCCTGTCGGTCGTCTATGGCATCGTGACAACGCGTTCGCTTCTGGCCGCCGATGCCGGCAGTGCCCGCATGCAGGAGATTTCCGCTGCGGTCCGCGAAGGCGCCACCGCCTATCTCAAGCGCCAATACACAACCATTGCCATTGTCGGCGTCGTCATCCTTGTCGTTGCCTGGCTGCTGCTCGGCATCTATGCGGCGATCGGCTTTCTGATCGGGGCCGTGCTCTCGGGCGCTGCCGGGTTCATTGGCATGCACGTCTCGGTGCGTGCCAATGTGCGTGTCGCCCAGGCGGCGACCACCTCGCTGGCCGGCGGGCTCGATCTGGCGTTCAAATCGGGTGCCGTGACCGGGCTGCTGGTTGCCGGTCTGGGCCTGTTGGGCGTCACCGTCTATTTCCTCGTTCTTTTGGCCATGGGGTTTGATGCGACCGACCGGACCGTCATCGACGCTCTTGTCGCCCTGGGCTTCGGGGCCTCGCTGATCTCCATTTTCGCCCGGCTGGGCGGCGGCATCTTTACCAAGGGCGCCGACGTGGGCGGCGACATGGTGGGCAAGGTCGAAGCGGGCATCCCCGAGGACGATCCGCGCAACCCCGCAACTATCGCCGACAATGTCGGCGACAATGTCGGCGACTGCGCCGGCATGGCGGCGGATTTGTTCGAGACCTATGTCGTGACCATCGTTGCCACAATGGTTTTGGCCGCGATTATCCTGCCGGTCGATCTGAGACTGATCGGCATGGTGTTGCCCCTCGCCATTGGCGGCGTGTGCGTTCTGACCTCGATCGCCGGCACCTATTTCGTCAAGCTCGGCGCCTCGGGCAACATCATGGGCGCGCTCTACAAGGGCGTCATCGCCACCGGCGTCCTCTCGCTTGTCGCCCTCGTTCCGGTCATGTGGCTGATCTTTGGCGACATGAGCCGAGCCATCACGGTCGGGGACATCACCTTCACCCCCTGGGCCCTCTATGGCTGTGGGGTGGCCGGACTGGTCATCACCGGGCTGATCATCTGGATCACCGAATATTATACGGGCACCAACCGGCGCCCGGTCAATTCGATCGCCGAAGCCTCGATTACCGGGCATGGCACCAATGTGATCCAGGGGCTTGCCGTTTCGCTTGAATCCACGGCGCTGCCCGCTCTTGTCATTATCGCAGGCATCATCGTCACCTATTCACTGGCCGGCCTGTTCGGCATCGGGGTTGCTGTGGTCACCATGCTGGCCCTGGCCGGCATGATCGTTGCGCTCGATGCCTTCGGGCCGGTGACCGATAATGCCGGCGGCATTGCCGAAATGGCTGGCCTTCCCGACGAAGTGCGCAAGAACACCGACGCGCTCGACGCTGTGGGCAACACCACAAAGGCCGTGACCAAGGGTTATGCCATCGGGTCGGCAGGGCTGGGGGCACTGGTCCTTTTTTCTGCCTATACCCAGGATCTGGCCTATTTCATTGGTGAGGCGGTGGAAGGCGACTTCTATTTCGGCGTCGGAGAGATCAGCTTCTCGCTGGCCGATCCCTATGTGGTTGTCGGGCTGCTGTTCGGCGGCTTGCTGCCGTTCCTGTTCAGCGGCATGTCGATGACCGCCGTCGGTCGGGCCGCGCAATCGGTCGTGGTCGAAGTCCGGCGTCAGTTCAAGGAAAAGCCCGGTATCATGGCGGGCACCGAAAAGCCCGACTATGGCCGGGCCGTCGATATGCTGACCAAGGCCGCGATCAAGGAAATGATCGTGCCCTCGCTGCTGCCGGTTCTCTCACCGCTCGTCGTGTTTGGGGTGATCCTCGTGATCGCCGGAAAGGCCGCCGCCTTTGCCGCGTTGGGAGCCATGCTTTTGGGTGTGATCGTCACCGGCCTGTTCGTCGCCATTTCCATGACGGCCGGCGGGGGAGCCTGGGACAACGCCAAAAAGAGCTTTGAGGACGGGTTCACCGATTCGACCGGCCAGACCCACTACAAGGGGTCCGAAGCCCACAAAGCGTCGGTGACCGGCGATACGGTGGGGGATCCCTACAAGGACACTGCCGGACCCGCTGTCAATCCGATGATAAAGATCACCAATATCATCGCCTTGCTGCTCTTGGCCGTGCTTCATTAG
- a CDS encoding TerB family tellurite resistance protein: MFDSLAKLFRQPEKGTSQPTDPRLAVAALLVHLASVDGTASPIETKAITNALKDYYGLDESEVKRLIAEARRRDRDAVDFYQFTSKLSQLEEPEKIEIIRMMWQVVFADDTNHELEDNMVWRVAELIGVSSRQRTVLRNQAKRPTTPPDANPETDETA; this comes from the coding sequence ATGTTCGATTCTCTGGCAAAGCTGTTTCGGCAACCCGAAAAGGGCACGTCCCAGCCAACCGATCCGCGCCTGGCGGTGGCCGCGTTGCTCGTCCATCTCGCCTCGGTGGACGGAACCGCCAGCCCCATCGAAACAAAGGCCATCACCAATGCACTCAAGGATTACTACGGGCTCGACGAATCCGAAGTGAAACGCCTCATTGCCGAAGCCCGACGCCGCGACCGAGATGCCGTGGATTTCTATCAGTTCACGTCCAAACTTTCCCAGCTCGAAGAGCCCGAAAAGATCGAGATCATTCGCATGATGTGGCAGGTGGTGTTTGCCGACGACACCAATCACGAGCTCGAGGACAACATGGTCTGGCGGGTCGCCGAGTTGATCGGGGTCTCATCGCGCCAGCGCACAGTCCTGCGCAATCAGGCAAAGCGTCCCACCACCCCGCCCGACGCCAATCCCGAAACGGACGAAACAGCGTAA
- a CDS encoding YggT family protein, whose translation MLFGLLQFVDVVLGLVIFIMIAQVIMSWLLAFNILNMSNQFVATVANLLWQLTNPLLAPIRRFVPSFGGLDISPIVLFLAIYFIRLVILYPLMRQVAMQGL comes from the coding sequence ATGCTGTTTGGACTTTTACAATTTGTCGACGTGGTCTTGGGCCTCGTCATCTTCATCATGATCGCCCAGGTGATCATGAGCTGGCTTTTGGCCTTCAACATCCTCAATATGTCCAATCAGTTCGTCGCGACTGTCGCCAATTTGCTCTGGCAGCTGACCAATCCGCTGCTGGCACCCATCCGGCGATTTGTGCCCAGTTTCGGCGGCCTGGACATTTCTCCGATCGTTCTGTTCTTGGCGATCTATTTCATCCGTCTGGTGATCCTATATCCGCTCATGCGTCAGGTCGCCATGCAGGGGCTGTGA